The following coding sequences lie in one Pirellulales bacterium genomic window:
- a CDS encoding redoxin domain-containing protein, translating into MKTWLLCGAVAVVGSFAGLSSAHAQVPSMAWHGLKAAEFPQDPGLWINTAPLRLDDLKGKGVVLWFFSDQCPRCKKKWPELMELSKLFEGQPVLFIGVSSGAPREVLDKYVHETKVTWPILVDTSRKYELESQISPPISLQNICQLRVITSDGHLQLANWEDIPGTAAAARKGATWKVDPNEVPFKLVAAWEGVEFGNYRAAGPLLKAALKSPDAEIKAGAEKLIAAVQPAIDSMVADAKKAEEKGDIWAAYNLYRAIDQKFLDFDIPDSAVEAKKKLAEDPKIRAGLAAQRDLDRAKKLLVSSNPVVRQRAAPILQKIVKDSPDSNAGKEAQKILGGGYRP; encoded by the coding sequence ATGAAGACCTGGCTTCTCTGCGGCGCGGTAGCGGTGGTTGGTTCGTTCGCCGGTTTGTCGTCGGCCCACGCTCAGGTGCCCTCGATGGCGTGGCACGGACTCAAGGCGGCGGAGTTTCCGCAGGATCCAGGGCTATGGATCAACACGGCGCCGCTGCGCTTGGACGACCTGAAGGGGAAGGGGGTGGTGTTGTGGTTTTTCTCCGATCAATGCCCGCGCTGCAAGAAGAAATGGCCGGAGCTGATGGAATTGTCCAAGCTGTTCGAGGGGCAACCGGTGCTGTTCATCGGGGTCAGTTCCGGCGCGCCGCGAGAAGTGCTCGACAAGTACGTCCATGAAACGAAGGTCACTTGGCCGATTCTGGTCGATACCAGTCGCAAATACGAGTTGGAGTCGCAAATTTCGCCGCCGATCAGTCTGCAGAATATCTGTCAGTTGCGCGTCATTACTTCCGACGGACATTTGCAATTGGCGAACTGGGAAGACATTCCCGGCACGGCCGCGGCCGCGCGGAAGGGGGCGACATGGAAGGTAGATCCAAACGAGGTTCCGTTCAAGCTTGTCGCCGCATGGGAGGGCGTCGAGTTTGGCAACTATCGTGCAGCAGGTCCGCTGCTCAAGGCGGCGCTCAAATCGCCGGATGCGGAAATAAAGGCCGGCGCCGAAAAGCTGATTGCCGCCGTGCAGCCTGCCATCGACTCGATGGTCGCCGACGCGAAAAAGGCCGAGGAGAAGGGTGACATCTGGGCAGCCTACAATCTCTACCGTGCGATCGACCAGAAGTTTTTGGATTTCGACATTCCCGACAGCGCGGTCGAGGCGAAGAAGAAGCTTGCGGAAGATCCCAAAATCCGAGCCGGGCTGGCGGCTCAACGCGATCTCGATCGGGCCAAGAAGCTTCTTGTTTCGAGCAACCCTGTGGTCCGACAGAGGGCCGCTCCGATTTTGCAGAAAATCGTGAAAGACTCGCCCGACAGCAATGCCGGAAAGGAAGCGCAGAAAATTTTGGGCGGCGGCTACCGGCCGTAG
- a CDS encoding class IV adenylate cyclase: MSNPRRNLELKARLRNPAAARKLAETLADRPVELQTQCDTYFHCRRGRLKLREIDGRGGQLICYERADRAEPKASDYRLVEVGACRGLGEALAAALGVRAVVRKHRRIYWHRNVRIHLDEVESLGDYLEFEAVCADSADETVSRRLVDELTTRFGLMPDDLRCGSYSDMLAALDGG; encoded by the coding sequence GTGAGCAACCCACGGCGAAATCTCGAGCTCAAAGCGCGGCTGCGAAATCCCGCGGCAGCCCGTAAACTCGCCGAAACATTGGCCGATCGGCCGGTCGAATTGCAAACGCAATGCGACACTTATTTCCACTGCCGCCGCGGCCGGCTGAAGCTGCGCGAAATCGACGGCCGCGGCGGGCAATTGATCTGCTACGAAAGAGCCGATCGCGCCGAACCGAAAGCGAGCGACTATCGGCTGGTAGAAGTCGGCGCTTGCCGCGGCCTCGGCGAAGCATTGGCCGCGGCGCTCGGCGTTCGCGCGGTCGTGCGCAAGCATCGGCGAATCTATTGGCACCGCAACGTGCGAATCCATCTCGATGAAGTCGAATCGCTCGGCGACTATCTGGAGTTCGAGGCCGTTTGTGCCGATTCCGCCGACGAAACCGTCTCGCGGCGCCTCGTCGACGAATTGACGACGCGGTTTGGCTTGATGCCGGACGATTTGCGGTGCGGCTCTTACAGTGATATGCTTGCTGCGCTGGATGGCGGATAA
- a CDS encoding citrate synthase, translated as MSSTLDTAPKSKVATGDIGKLKVGKHEVDLPVLVGTEQEPAVDISKLRAQTGFITLDEGYGNTGACTSAITYLDGEKGVLRYRGYPIEVLAQRSDFVEVSYLLIYGELPTDDEWDRFRGSLLRHTMLHEDMRSFYNGLPRDAHPMATLSSVVGALSTFYQDSLDPRDSSQVEISVHRLMAKLPTIAACSYKKSIGQPFIYPRNDLSYLENFLHMMFAVPCEPYQIDPDFVEALNLLLIVHADHEQNCSTSTVRMVGSSDANLFASISAGICALWGPLHGGANQACVEMLEQIRAEGGNVKKYVDLAKQKDGGFRLMGFGHRVYKNYDPRATIIKATCDKLLKKRSINDPIFDIAQELEETALSDPYFIERKLYPNVDFYSGIIYRALGIPVQMFTVLFAMGRLPGWIAHWMEMHHSPNKRICRPRQIYTGPTEREYVPRSQRG; from the coding sequence ATGAGCTCGACGCTGGATACCGCGCCAAAATCCAAAGTCGCGACCGGCGACATCGGCAAACTGAAAGTCGGCAAACACGAAGTCGACCTCCCGGTCCTCGTCGGCACCGAACAGGAACCGGCCGTCGATATCAGCAAGCTACGAGCTCAAACCGGTTTCATCACGCTCGACGAAGGCTACGGCAACACCGGTGCATGCACCAGCGCGATCACGTATCTCGACGGCGAAAAAGGAGTGCTGCGGTATCGCGGATATCCAATCGAAGTGCTCGCGCAGCGGTCGGATTTCGTGGAAGTCAGCTACCTGTTGATCTACGGCGAGCTGCCGACCGACGACGAGTGGGACCGCTTCCGCGGTTCGCTGCTGCGGCACACCATGCTGCACGAAGACATGCGGTCGTTCTACAACGGCTTGCCGCGCGACGCCCATCCGATGGCCACGCTCAGTTCCGTCGTCGGAGCGCTGTCGACGTTCTATCAAGATTCGCTCGATCCGCGCGATTCAAGCCAAGTCGAGATTTCGGTCCATCGCCTGATGGCCAAGCTGCCGACGATCGCGGCGTGCAGCTATAAGAAATCGATCGGCCAGCCGTTCATCTACCCGCGAAACGATTTGTCGTATCTGGAGAATTTTCTCCACATGATGTTCGCCGTGCCGTGCGAACCGTATCAGATCGATCCCGATTTCGTCGAGGCATTGAACCTGCTTTTGATCGTCCACGCCGACCACGAGCAGAATTGCAGCACCTCGACCGTGCGGATGGTCGGTTCGAGCGACGCCAACCTGTTCGCTTCGATCTCGGCCGGAATCTGCGCCTTATGGGGCCCGTTGCACGGCGGGGCCAACCAGGCATGCGTCGAGATGCTCGAACAGATTCGCGCCGAAGGGGGCAACGTTAAGAAATATGTCGACTTGGCCAAGCAAAAAGACGGCGGCTTCCGGCTGATGGGCTTCGGCCACCGCGTCTACAAAAACTACGATCCCCGCGCAACGATCATCAAAGCCACCTGCGATAAGCTGCTTAAAAAGCGCTCGATCAACGACCCGATCTTCGACATTGCCCAGGAACTCGAAGAAACCGCCCTGTCGGATCCCTATTTCATCGAGCGAAAGCTCTATCCAAACGTCGATTTCTATTCGGGAATCATCTATCGAGCGCTCGGCATCCCGGTCCAGATGTTTACGGTGCTCTTCGCAATGGGCCGGCTTCCGGGCTGGATCGCCCATTGGATGGAGATGCACCATTCCCCGAACAAGCGCATCTGCCGCCCGCGCCAGATCTACACGGGGCCCACCGAGCGCGAATATGTGCCGCGCAGCCAACGCGGGTAG
- a CDS encoding DNA polymerase Y family protein — MKQERSKNRTLAIWLPHWPLQRVRSNRPELKGREVVLYGQVRGALRVVACSGRQGITVDMPLAEARGLVPAAYFEQHDPRADRAALEQLACRSEQFSPLVGIDGGDTLLLDVTGLAALFGSEASLVQQLMRAFHRWGFVVRAALADTLGAAWALARFGPPSLALRANMLARRASEGGEAEAGSHFSPVIVPPGQTARALADLPIAALRLEAEVEILAELGIQRIGQLLGLPREALAARFDPRLLLRLDQATGAVSEIIVPHRPPPDIAAGIELEYPTEDRQAVDAILGQLMERISRALVARQQGAIQLECRLKHEGGETIQFVVGLFRASAQAKHLLELTQMQLDRTALVGLKKGTGSERRSAAAPLDALPRGARPLFQPGPVTAVRLSVLAAAPLQAWQPELFEPSKRESRRQVAQLVDRLSNRLGREAVVRALPQPDAQPEFAFRYEPLAGVVPRKAVPRKGSGSFSSRSGKNLRTNRKPENVPDPLSSPSGKNGRGLSPFAESAEQKGTVPLASPLASPKNSRWKLLPRPLRLETEPIRLEVLSVVPEGPPIQFDLHGIHRVAQAWGPERIQTGWWRGRYVQRDYYRIETAAGLRFWLFRRLSDDQWFLHGAFD, encoded by the coding sequence ATGAAACAGGAACGCTCCAAGAATCGCACGCTCGCGATATGGCTTCCGCATTGGCCGTTGCAGCGGGTGCGAAGCAATCGTCCGGAGCTTAAGGGCCGCGAAGTCGTTTTATACGGGCAAGTTCGCGGGGCATTGCGAGTGGTCGCTTGCTCGGGCCGGCAGGGCATCACGGTGGACATGCCCCTGGCCGAAGCCAGGGGGCTCGTGCCGGCGGCCTATTTCGAGCAGCACGATCCTCGGGCCGATCGAGCGGCTCTCGAACAATTGGCCTGCCGCTCCGAACAGTTCAGCCCGCTCGTCGGCATCGACGGCGGCGACACGCTCTTGTTGGACGTCACTGGTTTGGCGGCGCTGTTTGGAAGCGAAGCGTCGCTGGTGCAGCAATTGATGCGGGCATTTCATCGCTGGGGTTTTGTGGTGCGAGCCGCATTGGCCGACACGCTCGGCGCCGCTTGGGCGCTGGCTCGCTTCGGGCCTCCCTCGCTAGCGCTTCGGGCTAACATGTTAGCCCGACGCGCTAGCGAGGGAGGCGAGGCCGAAGCGGGAAGCCATTTTTCGCCCGTGATCGTGCCGCCGGGACAAACGGCCAGGGCCTTGGCCGATTTGCCGATCGCGGCCCTGCGCTTGGAAGCGGAAGTCGAAATTCTCGCCGAGTTGGGCATTCAGCGGATCGGCCAATTGCTCGGTCTTCCGCGCGAAGCATTGGCCGCCCGGTTCGACCCACGATTGCTGTTGCGGTTGGATCAAGCCACGGGCGCGGTTTCGGAAATCATCGTGCCGCATCGTCCGCCTCCCGACATTGCGGCCGGCATCGAATTGGAATATCCCACCGAAGATCGGCAGGCGGTAGACGCGATTCTCGGCCAGCTCATGGAGCGCATCAGCCGGGCATTGGTCGCACGGCAGCAAGGCGCGATTCAACTGGAATGCCGCTTGAAGCATGAAGGGGGCGAGACGATCCAATTTGTCGTCGGCCTGTTTCGAGCCAGCGCGCAGGCGAAGCATCTTTTGGAACTGACGCAAATGCAATTGGATCGGACCGCGCTTGTAGGGCTGAAAAAGGGGACTGGCTCCGAGCGACGGTCCGCCGCGGCTCCGCTCGATGCGTTGCCGCGAGGTGCCCGTCCCCTTTTTCAGCCCGGCCCGGTAACGGCGGTGAGATTATCGGTCTTGGCGGCTGCGCCGTTGCAGGCTTGGCAACCGGAGCTTTTCGAGCCGTCGAAGCGCGAAAGCCGCCGGCAGGTGGCGCAGCTGGTCGATCGGCTCAGCAATCGCTTGGGACGCGAAGCGGTGGTTCGAGCTTTGCCCCAGCCCGACGCTCAGCCCGAATTCGCGTTTCGCTACGAGCCGTTGGCGGGCGTCGTGCCGCGAAAGGCTGTGCCGCGAAAGGGGTCTGGCTCATTTTCCAGCCGTAGCGGAAAGAATTTGCGCACGAACCGGAAGCCGGAAAATGTGCCTGACCCCCTGTCATCGCCAAGCGGGAAGAACGGCCGGGGACTGTCCCCTTTTGCGGAGTCCGCGGAGCAAAAGGGGACTGTCCCCCTCGCGTCGCCCCTCGCGTCGCCGAAGAACTCGCGTTGGAAACTCCTGCCCCGCCCGTTGCGCCTGGAAACCGAACCGATCCGGCTGGAGGTGTTGTCGGTGGTTCCCGAGGGGCCGCCGATTCAATTTGATCTGCACGGCATTCATCGCGTGGCCCAAGCCTGGGGCCCCGAACGAATTCAAACCGGTTGGTGGCGTGGCCGCTATGTCCAGCGCGATTACTACCGGATCGAAACGGCGGCGGGCCTCCGCTTCTGGCTCTTCCGCCGCCTGTCGGACGACCAATGGTTTTTGCACGGAGCATTCGATTAA
- a CDS encoding ATP-grasp domain-containing protein has protein sequence MKIGLTYNLRTSSPHSSSSNSHDPANSTANWIDDAEEEFDSPETIQTISRALESFGHEVELLGDGLPLLRRLVGGSRPDLVFNFAEGTGSGRSREARVPAVLEMLDIPYTGSDPLTLSATLDKACAKQLVRGAGLATPDWLVVDHRFQADGQADDETVDIRRRLTTMPLPVIVKPACEGSSKGIHQTNLVEDSDRLVEVVEQMVTHYRQPVLVEEFIDGDELTVGVVGHRPRQVLGVMRVVPKDAHGRPFIYSLEVKRNMDLVRYECPARLSASDLQAVETAALAVWRTLGCRDVARIDFRLRNHVPYFLEVNPLPGLNPATSDLPIISRAVGVEYPDLIGRIVQAAMERLAENAIAGQI, from the coding sequence GTGAAAATCGGCCTCACCTACAATCTCCGCACCTCCAGCCCCCATTCGTCCTCCTCCAATTCTCACGACCCGGCAAACTCGACCGCAAATTGGATCGACGACGCCGAAGAGGAATTCGATTCGCCGGAAACGATTCAAACAATCAGCCGCGCGCTGGAATCCTTCGGCCATGAGGTCGAGCTCTTGGGCGACGGCCTGCCGCTCTTGCGGCGGTTGGTCGGAGGTAGCCGGCCCGATCTAGTCTTCAATTTTGCCGAGGGCACCGGCAGCGGCCGATCGCGTGAAGCGCGCGTTCCCGCAGTGCTTGAAATGCTCGACATCCCCTACACCGGTTCCGACCCGCTGACGCTCTCGGCAACGCTCGACAAAGCATGCGCGAAGCAGTTGGTCCGCGGGGCAGGCCTGGCAACACCCGATTGGCTCGTGGTCGACCATCGTTTCCAGGCCGACGGCCAAGCGGATGACGAAACGGTCGACATCCGCCGCCGGCTCACGACGATGCCCCTGCCGGTGATCGTCAAGCCGGCCTGCGAAGGCTCGAGCAAAGGCATCCATCAGACGAACCTGGTCGAAGATTCCGATCGGCTCGTGGAAGTCGTCGAACAGATGGTGACCCATTATCGCCAACCAGTGCTCGTCGAAGAATTCATCGACGGCGACGAGTTGACCGTCGGCGTCGTCGGCCATCGGCCGCGGCAGGTGCTCGGCGTGATGCGCGTGGTGCCCAAAGATGCCCACGGCCGGCCGTTCATTTATAGCTTGGAAGTGAAGCGCAACATGGATCTGGTGCGCTACGAATGCCCGGCCCGGCTCTCGGCAAGCGATCTGCAAGCGGTCGAAACAGCGGCACTGGCCGTTTGGCGCACCTTGGGATGCCGCGACGTGGCCCGGATCGATTTCCGGCTGCGCAACCACGTGCCGTATTTCCTCGAGGTGAACCCGTTGCCGGGGCTCAACCCTGCGACCAGCGATTTGCCGATCATCTCCCGTGCGGTTGGCGTCGAATATCCGGACCTGATCGGGCGGATCGTGCAAGCGGCAATGGAACGGCTTGCGGAAAACGCCATTGCTGGGCAGATTTAG
- a CDS encoding error-prone DNA polymerase — protein sequence MPEQPDSNRRQLADTPPVSPVPRQTVVSYAELHCKTNFSFLEGASHPDELVYRAAELGYSALAITDRNSLAGVVRAWGAAKQAKLKLLIGAELTPIDAPPLVVLATDRKAYGRLSRLITVGRRNAPKGQCRLTLDDIAAHAEGLLGLVVGTITDSTEWHPAFLQQLSRYREIFADRCYLLAELHRGPNDDRVLEERIHLAQKARLPLVAANDVHFHHPSRRALADVLASTRAGCTVAEAGELLFPNAARHLKSPEEMRELFARVPAAVRRSVEVAERCTFVLDELRYEYPEELAPAGQTPLEYLTRLTWEGAGNRYPGGVPEKVRKLLEHELRLIAELRYEAYFLTVWDLVMFARSREILCQGRGSAANSAVCFCLGVTSVDPERMDVLFERFISRERNEAPDIDVDFEHERREEVIQYVYQKYGRERAGMTAEVITYRPRSAARDVGKALGLSLDRVDALCKTLDNHGRLPAERCAAAGIDPQSPIGRQLLGLVGELLGFPRHLGQHVGGLVITEGPLCEIVPIENAAMEDRTVIEWDKDDLDELGILKVDCLSLGMLTAIHKCFDLIEQHYQPVEKGDGHLAAMHKPQQHSAVARSQSPFSTYQPVEKGDGHLAATHKPQQHPSVARSPSPFSTGRRLTLADIPEGDAEVYGMICRADTMGVFQIESRAQMSMLPRLQPNRFYDLVIEVAIVRPGPIQGDMVHPYLRRRAGEEPIEYPNDAIRAVLEKTLGVPLFQEQAMQLAVVAAGFTPGEADQLRRAMAAWRRPGVIDGFRVKLLEGMRARGLSEEFAERLFKQIRGFGEYGFPESHAASFALLAYVSAWLKFHYPAAFCAALINSQPMGFYAPAQLVRNAIEHGVEVRPIDVNHSRWDCTLEDEEDRGQGAGIRGQELEDARVARSASDDATLARSASEGALGNAQNSQESRRVPLALPVPCVERDRAKCTGGTSGTQAQSASVEPAPPPSALTDCACQWQTEKAIRLGLRMVVGLPQAQALLIEAARDGKPAPATLASGPRHLCSAPFFFATRSSKGTVPFCSADSAKGDSPRSADSAKGDGPPAPFRSIDDFSRRSGVRPSVVERLARADAFESMKLNRRASLWQALRPAHAKETFPLFDKLADSEPPLALPAMDGRQEVFADYQTAGLSLKSHPIAFFRRELDRLRVVPATKLASLEDGRFVRVAGLVLVRQRPATAKGITFVTLEDETGTANLIVRIDVWERFYTVARTAPAFIAAGRLQNQKGVIHVLVSRLENMNDRVNEIRTHSRDFQ from the coding sequence ATGCCTGAGCAACCCGACAGCAATCGCCGACAACTCGCCGATACGCCGCCCGTTTCACCGGTGCCGCGGCAGACGGTCGTTTCCTATGCCGAATTGCATTGCAAAACGAATTTCTCGTTTCTCGAAGGGGCCTCGCATCCCGATGAACTCGTGTATCGCGCCGCGGAGCTCGGCTACTCGGCATTGGCGATTACCGATCGAAACAGTTTGGCCGGAGTGGTGCGGGCCTGGGGAGCCGCCAAGCAAGCAAAGTTGAAATTGCTTATCGGCGCCGAACTCACGCCCATCGATGCGCCGCCGCTTGTGGTGTTGGCGACCGATCGCAAAGCCTACGGCCGGCTGTCGCGATTGATCACGGTCGGCCGGCGAAACGCTCCCAAAGGCCAGTGCCGGCTCACGCTCGACGATATCGCCGCCCACGCCGAAGGATTGCTCGGCCTGGTGGTGGGCACTATTACCGATTCCACAGAGTGGCACCCGGCATTCTTGCAACAGCTCTCGCGATACCGCGAGATATTCGCCGATCGGTGTTATTTGTTGGCGGAGCTGCATCGGGGGCCGAACGACGATCGCGTGCTCGAAGAGCGGATTCACCTGGCTCAAAAAGCCCGGCTACCGCTGGTGGCCGCCAACGACGTGCATTTTCATCATCCCTCGCGCCGGGCATTGGCCGACGTGCTGGCTTCGACGCGAGCGGGCTGCACCGTGGCGGAAGCGGGCGAGCTGTTGTTTCCCAATGCGGCCCGGCATTTGAAATCGCCGGAAGAAATGCGCGAGCTGTTTGCCCGCGTGCCCGCCGCCGTGCGCCGCAGCGTCGAGGTGGCCGAGCGATGCACGTTTGTCTTGGATGAGCTGCGCTACGAATACCCCGAAGAACTGGCCCCGGCGGGGCAAACGCCGCTGGAATATCTCACTCGGCTGACTTGGGAGGGGGCCGGCAATCGCTATCCCGGCGGAGTGCCGGAAAAGGTGCGGAAGCTGCTCGAACACGAATTGCGATTGATCGCGGAACTGCGCTACGAAGCCTATTTTCTCACGGTGTGGGACCTCGTGATGTTTGCTCGATCGCGGGAAATTCTTTGCCAAGGACGCGGTTCGGCGGCCAACTCGGCCGTCTGCTTTTGCCTGGGCGTCACCTCGGTCGATCCCGAGCGCATGGATGTGCTTTTCGAGCGGTTCATCAGCCGCGAACGGAATGAAGCCCCCGATATCGACGTCGATTTCGAGCACGAGCGGCGCGAAGAGGTGATCCAATATGTGTATCAAAAATATGGCCGGGAACGGGCCGGCATGACGGCCGAAGTGATCACGTATCGGCCGCGCTCGGCGGCTCGCGATGTCGGCAAGGCGCTCGGGCTGTCGTTGGATCGCGTCGATGCGCTTTGTAAAACGCTCGACAACCACGGTCGGCTTCCGGCGGAGCGCTGCGCCGCGGCCGGCATCGATCCGCAATCGCCCATCGGCCGGCAGCTTTTGGGGCTGGTCGGCGAGTTGCTGGGCTTCCCGCGGCATTTGGGGCAGCACGTCGGCGGGCTGGTGATCACCGAGGGGCCGCTTTGCGAAATCGTGCCGATCGAAAATGCCGCCATGGAAGATCGTACCGTGATCGAATGGGACAAAGACGACTTGGACGAACTGGGCATTTTGAAAGTCGATTGCCTTTCGCTCGGCATGCTGACGGCGATTCACAAATGCTTCGACCTCATCGAGCAACACTATCAACCTGTTGAAAAAGGGGACGGGCACCTCGCGGCAATGCACAAACCGCAACAACATTCGGCGGTCGCTCGGAGCCAGTCCCCTTTTTCAACATACCAACCTGTTGAAAAAGGGGATGGGCACCTCGCGGCAACGCACAAACCGCAGCAACACCCGTCGGTCGCTCGGAGCCCGTCCCCTTTTTCAACAGGCCGGCGGCTGACGCTGGCCGACATTCCCGAAGGCGACGCCGAAGTGTATGGGATGATTTGCCGCGCCGACACGATGGGCGTGTTTCAGATCGAAAGCCGGGCCCAGATGAGCATGTTGCCGCGGCTGCAGCCCAATCGTTTCTACGACCTGGTGATCGAGGTGGCGATCGTGCGGCCCGGGCCGATCCAGGGAGACATGGTGCATCCGTATCTGCGGCGGCGGGCCGGCGAAGAGCCGATCGAATATCCGAACGACGCGATTCGGGCCGTGTTGGAAAAAACGCTCGGCGTGCCGCTGTTTCAAGAGCAAGCGATGCAATTGGCCGTCGTCGCGGCCGGCTTCACGCCGGGCGAGGCCGACCAATTGCGGCGGGCGATGGCGGCCTGGCGGCGGCCCGGCGTGATCGACGGCTTCCGCGTTAAGCTGCTCGAAGGGATGCGGGCCCGTGGGTTGTCGGAAGAATTCGCCGAGCGATTGTTCAAGCAAATCCGCGGATTCGGCGAATATGGATTTCCCGAGTCGCATGCCGCCAGCTTCGCGCTGTTGGCGTATGTCTCGGCATGGCTGAAATTCCACTATCCAGCGGCGTTTTGCGCCGCGCTCATCAACAGCCAGCCGATGGGTTTTTACGCGCCGGCCCAATTGGTGCGTAATGCGATCGAGCATGGCGTGGAAGTCCGTCCGATCGACGTAAACCACAGCCGCTGGGATTGCACGCTGGAAGACGAGGAGGATAGGGGACAGGGGGCAGGGATCAGGGGTCAGGAACTGGAAGACGCCCGAGTAGCCCGAAGCGCTAGCGACGATGCCACGTTAGCCCGAAGCGCTAGCGAGGGTGCACTAGGCAACGCCCAAAATTCTCAGGAATCGCGCCGTGTACCACTGGCTCTGCCAGTGCCGTGTGTGGAACGTGATCGTGCCAAATGCACTGGCGGAACCAGTGGCACACAAGCGCAGTCTGCCAGCGTTGAACCCGCGCCGCCGCCATCGGCACTGACAGACTGCGCTTGCCAGTGGCAAACCGAAAAGGCGATCCGCTTGGGCCTGCGAATGGTCGTCGGCCTGCCACAGGCGCAAGCGCTATTGATCGAAGCCGCTCGCGATGGCAAACCGGCCCCCGCCACTCTCGCCTCTGGCCCCCGGCACCTGTGCTCTGCCCCCTTTTTCTTCGCCACCCGCTCCTCGAAGGGGACGGTCCCCTTTTGCTCCGCGGACTCCGCAAAAGGGGACAGTCCCCGCTCCGCGGACTCCGCAAAAGGGGACGGTCCCCCTGCTCCATTTCGCTCGATCGACGATTTCAGCCGTCGCAGTGGCGTGCGGCCGTCGGTGGTCGAGCGGTTGGCGCGGGCCGACGCGTTTGAATCGATGAAGTTGAACCGCCGCGCATCGCTCTGGCAGGCATTGCGGCCGGCGCATGCCAAAGAGACATTTCCGCTGTTCGATAAATTGGCCGACAGCGAACCGCCGCTCGCGCTGCCGGCGATGGATGGCCGGCAAGAGGTTTTTGCCGACTACCAGACGGCCGGCCTATCGCTCAAATCGCATCCGATCGCGTTCTTTCGCCGCGAATTGGATCGGCTGCGCGTCGTTCCGGCCACGAAACTGGCGAGCTTGGAGGATGGCCGATTCGTGCGTGTGGCGGGCTTGGTGTTGGTTCGCCAGCGACCGGCCACGGCCAAGGGAATCACGTTCGTCACTTTGGAAGACGAAACAGGCACGGCCAATCTCATCGTGCGGATCGACGTATGGGAGCGATTTTACACCGTCGCCCGAACCGCTCCCGCTTTCATCGCCGCCGGCCGGTTGCAGAATCAAAAAGGGGTGATCCATGTGTTGGTGTCGCGATTGGAGAACATGAACGACCGCGTGAATGAAATTCGCACCCACTCGCGCGACTTCCAATAG